GGGTGCGAGGCAATGGCTGCCGCCTCGGCGTCTTCCCAGCTACGACCGCTGTCCTGCAACAGGTTCCAGCCCGCGAAGTCGAAGTCCGGATCGCCCACGAACCGCCGGGCTCGCTCGACGCCGACGTCCTGGGCAATGGCTTCGACCGGGTCCCACTTGATCAGCACGTTCCCCAGGTCGAAGACCACCACGTCGTAGGCGACGGGAGCGTCGGTGGCTGGACTGTCAGTCATGGTCACGAGGCTACCGGCGCCCTCACAGTTCGCCCGCGGTCGGTTCTACCCGGACGGTCACCGGGCCGCCGGACTTGGCCGCCGACCACCGGGAACGCACCGCTTTGAGGATCGGTGCCGGATCGTCCAGCCCCACCGGCGCCCGCACGATGGTCTGGGTCGGGGTGGGTAGACGTTCCCAGTCGGCGGGCAGTCCCGCAGCGAACTGCCGCACGTCCGCATCCTCGCCGCGCAACAGCGCCAGCCACCGCGCCGGGGGCAGTCCCAGGGCCGTGCGGTCGGCCAGTTCGCGATCGGCGTACGCCGCGGGTGCCCATCGCACGAGGGCTTGGTGCACGGGCAGTTGTCGCGAGACGCCGCAGAGGACGACGGCACCGGCCGGGTCCACCAGCACCGCCGCGGCCAGCCAGCGCCGTAGCGCCTCCTCCCCGGCGTCCAGGGTGGGGCGCTCGGTCAGTGCCCACGCATCCAACAGCAGGGCCGCTCGGTAGCCACCCTCAGCCACCGGCTCGGCACCCGGGGTGGCAATGACCAGAGCCGGGGAGGCAGGGACGGCGTCCAGCACTTCCCGCGCCCCGGACTGCACGACCGGCACCCCGGGGAACGCCCGGCCCAACTCTTCCGCGGTCCGGCGCGCACCCACGACGGTGGCGCGCAGGGCGGTGCTGCCACACTCCCGGCAGTGCGCACCCTGTGCGCCGCACCACCGGCACACCGCCGGCCCGTCCGGACCGGCCAGCGCCAACGGCCCCTGGCAGCGCTCGCAGGTGGCCCGGGTGCCGCAGTCGGCGCACCGCAGCGCCGGCAGGTATCCGCGCCGAGGCACCTGCACCAGCACCGGCCCGTCGTTCAGCGCTGCATGCGCGAGTTGCCAGGCGCGGGTGGGGATCCGGGCTGTCGCGGCCGGACCGGAGCGTTCCCGCTCGACCTCGTCACCGGCGATGTGCACGGTCGGATGCGCGTCTCGTGCGCTGATCTCCGGCAGCTGCCAGGCCTGCACCGCGACCGATCGGGAGACGGCCGCGGACAACAGGGCTGCGCCGGCGTCGGCCGCGCGGGCGCGCAGTATCTCCCGCACATGGGGGTACGGCGCCCGCGGCTCCACCAGCAGATCGTCACCGTCGTCCCACCAGACGAACAATCCCGGGTCGTGCACCGGAGCGAACGCTGCCGCCCGGTTGCCGACCACGCATTTCACCTGTCCCCGAAGGGCTTTCAGCCATGCGGTGTACCGCGCCTGCGGACCCTGGTCGGCCGTCAACCGGACGTGCTGGTCCGGCCCCAGCGCGGCGGAGAGGGCCGCGTCGACCCGCGCCACGTCCCGGTGATCGGGTACGACGATCACCACCCCCCGGCCCGCGCTCAGCGCCGCCTGGGCGGCCTGCGCGATCCCGTCCGGCCAGTCCGGCCCGGCGGTCCACACCGCTGCGGGGGCGCCGCCGGACCGGAGGTGGTCAAGGAACGCCGGGCCGGCGTCGTAACGCCGCCAGATCGTCGCTTCTCGGTCCGGCACCGGTGGCGGGGCGCTGGCGGTCAGGGCCTTTTCCGCCCGGGCGTGCCGCGGCGGGATCGCCAGGCGCAATACATCCGACAGCGTGCCCGCGTAGTGATCGGCGATCTGCCGAGCCACCCGCAGGATGTGCACGGTGAGCACCGGCTCATCACCGACCACGGTGCGCAGCGGCGTGAGCTTGCCGGTGTGCTCGGCCTGGCCGGTCCGCGCCACCACGAACCCCGCGGTGTCCTTACCGGCGAACCGGGCCCGGATCCGCACCCCCGGTTGGGCGCGGTCCGCGAGGTCGGGCGGAACGGCGTACTCGAACTCCCGGTCCAGGTGCGGCAGCGGACCGTCGAGAACGACTCGGGCGACCGGTAACTGCGGCACCGGTGACTCGGCTACAGAGCGCGCTTGAGGTCCTCGACCTTGTTGGTGCGCTCCCAGGTGAAGGCGTCCTCGACACCGTCGGCGCGGGTGCGCCCGAAGTGCCCGTAGGCGGCGGTCGGCTTGTAGATCGGACGCAACAGGTCCAGTTCGTCGACGATGGCGGCCGGACGCAGGTCGAACACGGTCTGGATGGCGTTCTGGATCTTGTCGACCGGGACCGTCTCGGTGCCGAAGGTCTCGACGTAGAGGCCGACCGGCTGCGCCTTGCCGATGGCGTAGGCGACCTGCACCTCGCACCGGGTGGCCAGACCTGCGGCGACCACGTTCTTGGCAACCCAGCGCATCGCATAGGCCGCCGAGCGGTCGACCTTCGAGGGGTCCTTGCCGGAGAACGCGCCACCACCGTGGCGGGCCATGCCGCCGTAGGTGTCGACGATGATCTTGCGGCCGGTCAGACCGGCGTCACCCATCGGACCACCGATCACGAACTTGCCGGTCGGGTTGATCAGCTTGCGGTAGCCGTCGGTCTGCAGCTGCGTGCCGTTGGCGGCCAACTCCTCCAGGACCGGCTTGATGACGTGGGTGTCGATGTCCGGCTCGAGCATGCCCTCCAGGGAGATGCCATCGGCGTGCTGGGTGGACAGGACCACGGTGTCCAGCGACACGGCGGTGTCGCCTTCGTAGGCGATGGTGACCTGGGTCTTGCCGTCCGGGCGCAGGTAGGGCAGCGTGCCGTCCTTGCGGACCCCGGTCAGCCGCTCGGAGAGGCGGTGCGCCAGGAAGATCGGCAGCGGCATCAACTCAGGGGTGTCGGTGCAGGCGTAGCCGAACATCAGACCCTGGTCACCGGCGCCCTGCTTGTCGTAGGCCTCTTCCGAGGACTGCGTGCGGCTCTCGTGCGCGTCGTCGACGCCCTGGGCGATATCGGAGCTCTGCTCGCCGATCGAGATGGACACTCCGCAGGAACGTCCGTCGAATCCCTTGTCCGAGGTGTCGTAGCCGACCTTGACGATGGTGTCGCGCACCAACTCGGCGATCGGCACGTAGCTCTTGGTGCGCACCTCACCGGCGACGTGCACCAGGCCGGTGGTGACCATGGTCTCCACGGCGACGCGGGAGTTCGGGTCTTCCTTGAGCATCGCGTCCAGGATGCTGTCGGAGATCTGGTCGCAGATCTTGTCGGGGTGGCCCTCGGTAACGGACTCGGACGTGAAAAGGCGTGCCATGGAGATCTCCTCGTGTGCAGCGGCTGCTGGCTGGTTGCTGGTGAGTTTAGACGGAGCGTCGGACAAGGATGAGATCGCCTACGGCATCCAACACCGCAGCGGCGATCTCCCGCTTGTCGGCGGGGCCCACGGTGATTTCGGGTCCGCCGTCGGCACGCAGTAGGTAGACGGTGCTGGTGTCCTGACCGAAGGTGATGTCCTCACCGACCTCGTTGGCCACCAGCAGATCGCAACCCTTGCGCGCCAGCTTGGCGCGAGCGT
The window above is part of the Branchiibius hedensis genome. Proteins encoded here:
- a CDS encoding primosome assembly protein PriA (binding of PriA to forked DNA starts the assembly of the primosome, also possesses 3'-5' helicase activity); amino-acid sequence: MPQLPVARVVLDGPLPHLDREFEYAVPPDLADRAQPGVRIRARFAGKDTAGFVVARTGQAEHTGKLTPLRTVVGDEPVLTVHILRVARQIADHYAGTLSDVLRLAIPPRHARAEKALTASAPPPVPDREATIWRRYDAGPAFLDHLRSGGAPAAVWTAGPDWPDGIAQAAQAALSAGRGVVIVVPDHRDVARVDAALSAALGPDQHVRLTADQGPQARYTAWLKALRGQVKCVVGNRAAAFAPVHDPGLFVWWDDGDDLLVEPRAPYPHVREILRARAADAGAALLSAAVSRSVAVQAWQLPEISARDAHPTVHIAGDEVERERSGPAATARIPTRAWQLAHAALNDGPVLVQVPRRGYLPALRCADCGTRATCERCQGPLALAGPDGPAVCRWCGAQGAHCRECGSTALRATVVGARRTAEELGRAFPGVPVVQSGAREVLDAVPASPALVIATPGAEPVAEGGYRAALLLDAWALTERPTLDAGEEALRRWLAAAVLVDPAGAVVLCGVSRQLPVHQALVRWAPAAYADRELADRTALGLPPARWLALLRGEDADVRQFAAGLPADWERLPTPTQTIVRAPVGLDDPAPILKAVRSRWSAAKSGGPVTVRVEPTAGEL
- the metK gene encoding methionine adenosyltransferase, with translation MARLFTSESVTEGHPDKICDQISDSILDAMLKEDPNSRVAVETMVTTGLVHVAGEVRTKSYVPIAELVRDTIVKVGYDTSDKGFDGRSCGVSISIGEQSSDIAQGVDDAHESRTQSSEEAYDKQGAGDQGLMFGYACTDTPELMPLPIFLAHRLSERLTGVRKDGTLPYLRPDGKTQVTIAYEGDTAVSLDTVVLSTQHADGISLEGMLEPDIDTHVIKPVLEELAANGTQLQTDGYRKLINPTGKFVIGGPMGDAGLTGRKIIVDTYGGMARHGGGAFSGKDPSKVDRSAAYAMRWVAKNVVAAGLATRCEVQVAYAIGKAQPVGLYVETFGTETVPVDKIQNAIQTVFDLRPAAIVDELDLLRPIYKPTAAYGHFGRTRADGVEDAFTWERTNKVEDLKRAL